The Hyphomicrobium sp. MC1 genome window below encodes:
- a CDS encoding murein L,D-transpeptidase yields the protein MKDLISTTRFGASVVRAAVLGAVVAFAQFVPSFVTTGHAQSLWEQLQRNYGADTSTNSAPIDRAPQRLDDLRPDSTPWRSDTMLNAISAAIEHYQQIVNAGGWPLVPPGRMMREGDDDDRVPILRKRLRITGDLSSKSTYYDSTTFDSELTDAVKHFQKRNGLRETGRIERSVYPVLNITAEQRLAELKLNYDRIKGLMQNVEERYVLVNIPAFQAEAVDKFEVQLRFRTIVGRPERETPEVAAMIRNINFYPYWHVPQSIATLDLIPRLKKEPGYLSDEGIRVYTGNGQELDPKTVDWSSPQTATYRFRQDPGAKNALGLLRLDMTNQYGVYMHDTPMKTLFDQRSRPFSAGCVRVQNVVDLADWIAHNEPGWGEPGSVRKQLALGQPMELKLTRPVPVHFVYITAWAEPSTGEVQFRQDIYGRDGSALKSGYERDDGDAPNAASAAALAP from the coding sequence ATGAAAGATTTGATTTCGACAACGCGGTTTGGGGCTTCTGTTGTCAGAGCTGCGGTGCTTGGCGCCGTCGTTGCGTTCGCCCAATTCGTCCCAAGCTTCGTGACGACCGGCCACGCCCAAAGCCTATGGGAGCAGCTGCAGCGAAACTACGGCGCCGATACGAGCACCAACAGCGCGCCGATTGACCGCGCGCCTCAGCGGCTCGACGATCTGCGGCCGGACTCGACGCCCTGGCGCAGCGACACGATGCTGAATGCGATTTCCGCGGCCATCGAACACTATCAGCAGATCGTCAACGCTGGCGGCTGGCCGTTGGTCCCGCCCGGCCGCATGATGCGCGAGGGCGACGACGACGACCGCGTGCCGATCCTGCGCAAGCGTCTTCGCATCACTGGCGATCTCTCCAGCAAAAGCACCTATTACGACTCGACGACGTTCGATTCCGAGCTGACCGATGCCGTGAAGCATTTTCAGAAGCGCAACGGCTTACGCGAAACGGGTCGCATCGAGCGCTCTGTCTATCCGGTTTTGAACATCACGGCCGAGCAGCGCCTCGCTGAGCTGAAGCTCAACTACGATCGCATCAAGGGCCTGATGCAGAACGTCGAGGAGCGCTACGTCCTCGTCAACATCCCGGCGTTCCAGGCTGAAGCCGTCGACAAGTTCGAGGTGCAGCTGCGTTTCCGCACTATTGTCGGCCGCCCCGAGCGCGAAACCCCCGAAGTTGCGGCGATGATCCGGAACATCAATTTCTATCCATACTGGCACGTGCCGCAGAGCATCGCGACGCTGGACCTTATTCCGCGCCTCAAGAAAGAGCCGGGCTACCTCTCCGATGAAGGCATCCGCGTCTATACGGGTAATGGCCAAGAGCTTGATCCGAAAACCGTCGATTGGTCGTCGCCGCAGACGGCAACGTATCGCTTCCGGCAAGACCCCGGCGCGAAGAACGCTCTCGGTCTGCTGCGTCTCGATATGACGAACCAGTACGGCGTCTACATGCACGATACGCCGATGAAGACGCTGTTCGACCAGCGCAGCCGTCCCTTCAGCGCTGGGTGCGTGCGCGTGCAGAATGTCGTCGATCTGGCGGATTGGATCGCGCACAACGAGCCGGGCTGGGGAGAGCCGGGCAGCGTCCGCAAGCAGCTCGCCCTCGGCCAGCCGATGGAGCTGAAGCTGACGCGTCCCGTGCCTGTTCATTTCGTCTACATCACGGCTTGGGCCGAGCCCTCGACCGGTGAAGTGCAATTCCGCCAGGACATTTACGGCCGCGACGGCTCGGCGCTGAAGTCCGGCTACGAACGTGACGACGGCGACGCCCCCAACGCCGCCTCCGCTGCAGCGCTCGCGCCTTGA
- a CDS encoding CoA-acylating methylmalonate-semialdehyde dehydrogenase: MHMIENAINGRRSPAHAERTQAVFNPATGEEVARLPLSKVDDLNAAVSAAKKAALTWGTTPPMKRVRPLFKFKELLEKNADEIARAISREHGKTHADSLGELARGIDVVDFACGIPHLLKGEFSRNVGPDIDSWSDRQPLGVVAGITPFNFPAMVPMWMFPVAIACGNAFILKPSERDPSAPMLIWELFQQAGLPDGVFNVVHGDKTIVDAILDHPDIAAVSFVGSTPVAQYIYGRGTANGKRVQALGGAKNHMIVMPDADMDQAVDALMGAGYGSAGERCMAISVAVPVGEKTADKLVEALAPRVRALKVGPATDPESEMGPVVTADAKRKITSLIDKGVAEGAKLVVDGRGLTLQGYENGFFLGGTLFDNVTRDMTIYREEIFGPVLSVVRAKNYDEAADLINTHEYGNGTAIFTRDGDTARAFADKIEVGMVGINVPLPVPVAYHSFGGWKRSLFGDHAIYGPEGVHFYTRLKTVTARWPAGIRKGAEFNFPSLK, translated from the coding sequence ATGCACATGATCGAGAACGCCATCAACGGGCGCCGCTCACCTGCTCACGCCGAGCGCACGCAGGCTGTCTTCAATCCGGCGACTGGCGAAGAAGTTGCGCGCCTGCCGCTGTCGAAAGTCGACGATCTCAACGCCGCCGTCTCTGCCGCGAAGAAAGCCGCACTGACCTGGGGCACGACGCCGCCGATGAAGCGCGTGCGTCCGCTTTTCAAGTTCAAGGAGCTACTGGAAAAGAACGCCGACGAGATCGCACGCGCGATTTCACGCGAACACGGCAAGACACATGCCGACTCGCTCGGTGAGCTGGCGCGCGGCATCGATGTCGTCGATTTCGCCTGCGGGATTCCGCACCTTTTGAAGGGCGAATTCAGCCGCAACGTCGGCCCAGATATCGATAGCTGGTCAGACCGGCAGCCGCTTGGCGTCGTTGCGGGTATCACGCCCTTCAACTTCCCCGCCATGGTGCCGATGTGGATGTTCCCCGTCGCGATTGCGTGCGGCAATGCTTTCATCCTGAAGCCGTCCGAGCGCGATCCGTCGGCACCGATGCTGATCTGGGAGCTGTTCCAGCAAGCCGGTCTGCCGGACGGCGTGTTCAACGTCGTGCACGGCGACAAGACGATCGTCGATGCGATTCTCGATCATCCCGATATCGCCGCCGTCTCCTTCGTCGGCTCAACGCCCGTTGCACAGTACATCTATGGCCGCGGCACGGCGAACGGCAAGCGCGTGCAGGCACTCGGCGGCGCCAAGAACCATATGATCGTGATGCCCGACGCCGACATGGACCAGGCGGTCGATGCGCTGATGGGCGCAGGCTATGGTTCCGCTGGCGAGCGCTGCATGGCGATCTCGGTTGCGGTTCCGGTTGGCGAGAAGACGGCCGACAAGCTCGTCGAGGCTCTGGCACCGCGCGTGCGCGCGCTGAAAGTCGGCCCGGCGACGGACCCTGAATCGGAGATGGGCCCGGTTGTCACGGCAGACGCGAAGCGCAAGATCACCTCGCTGATCGACAAGGGCGTCGCGGAAGGTGCGAAGCTCGTCGTCGATGGTCGCGGACTGACGCTACAGGGCTACGAGAACGGATTCTTTCTCGGCGGCACATTGTTCGACAACGTCACGCGCGACATGACGATCTATCGCGAAGAAATTTTCGGGCCGGTGCTCTCGGTCGTGCGCGCGAAGAACTACGATGAAGCCGCCGATCTCATCAACACGCACGAATATGGCAACGGTACCGCGATCTTCACGCGCGACGGCGATACGGCACGCGCGTTCGCAGACAAGATCGAGGTCGGCATGGTCGGCATCAACGTGCCGCTGCCGGTGCCGGTTGCCTATCACTCGTTCGGCGGCTGGAAGCGCTCGCTGTTCGGGGATCACGCGATTTACGGACCGGAAGGCGTGCACTTCTACACGCGTCTCAAGACAGTTACGGCGCGCTGGCCGGCCGGCATCCGCAAGGGTGCGGAGTTTAATTTTCCGAGCCTGAAGTAA
- the nusB gene encoding transcription antitermination factor NusB — translation MTAKGKPKVGEITPRTAARISAVQALYQMDVAGTDVNDVIAEFIEQHFEGDNRNETLATADRVFFADILRAVIRRQREIDPMIDEQLAAGWRLVRVDSILRAILRAGVAEILDRSDVPARVAISEYVNVAHTFFDEEEPRVVNGILDKLARRVRGHEFVSKRVTPSS, via the coding sequence ATGACGGCCAAGGGCAAACCAAAGGTCGGAGAAATAACGCCGCGCACGGCTGCGCGCATTTCGGCTGTCCAGGCACTCTATCAGATGGATGTCGCGGGCACGGACGTAAACGACGTCATCGCCGAGTTCATCGAGCAGCATTTCGAAGGCGACAATCGCAACGAGACGCTGGCGACCGCAGATCGCGTTTTCTTCGCCGACATCCTGCGCGCAGTGATCCGTCGGCAGCGCGAGATTGATCCGATGATCGATGAGCAGCTCGCAGCCGGTTGGCGGCTCGTACGCGTCGATTCGATCCTGCGCGCCATTCTCCGTGCGGGCGTCGCCGAAATTCTCGACCGCAGTGACGTTCCCGCGCGCGTCGCCATCAGTGAATATGTCAACGTCGCGCATACCTTCTTCGACGAGGAAGAGCCACGCGTCGTCAATGGTATCCTGGACAAACTAGCGCGGCGCGTTCGCGGCCACGAATTCGTTTCAAAGCGCGTGACGCCGTCGTCCTGA
- a CDS encoding Lrp/AsnC family transcriptional regulator, protein MAEVPLDALDKAILAALLVDGRQSQVDLAERVPLSPTAIARRIKALEQSGVIDGYQARVNRKALGLSMMAVVQISLESQSQELLEAFEKAAAAAPSIVSCYMMSGQDDYLITVLARDLADFERIHKEQLSRLPGVSRLHSSFVLREVASRSLPVSSLLR, encoded by the coding sequence ATGGCTGAAGTTCCTTTGGATGCGCTGGATAAGGCCATCTTGGCGGCCCTTCTGGTTGACGGCCGTCAGAGCCAAGTCGACCTCGCTGAGCGTGTTCCTCTATCGCCGACGGCCATCGCGCGGCGGATCAAGGCGCTCGAACAGTCCGGAGTGATCGACGGCTACCAGGCGCGGGTCAACCGCAAGGCCCTGGGGCTCAGCATGATGGCCGTGGTCCAGATCAGCCTCGAAAGCCAAAGCCAGGAACTGCTGGAGGCCTTCGAGAAGGCAGCCGCGGCGGCGCCCTCGATCGTGTCCTGCTACATGATGTCGGGGCAGGACGATTATCTCATCACGGTGCTGGCGCGCGATCTAGCGGATTTCGAACGCATCCATAAGGAGCAGCTCTCACGGCTGCCGGGCGTGTCGCGGCTGCACTCGAGCTTTGTACTGCGCGAAGTCGCGAGCCGCTCGCTGCCGGTGTCCAGCCTGCTGCGCTGA
- the thiL gene encoding thiamine-phosphate kinase has protein sequence MPPAPSKMSASGNRIANETDLIQTYLAPLTRGAPGAFELRDDAALIAPEPETDLVFTSDPIIAGVHFFPTDNPADIAWKALAVNASDLAAKGAKPIAYMLNLALPEPPTREWISNFANGLHAAQDRFGCHLIGGDTDMTPGPLSIGVTIIGAVPTGKFVRRQGAASGDHVFVTGTVGDSALGLRVHADPAAFPHLTADERAFLEDRYLRPTPRLALGEALRAHASAALDISDGLMKDLARLAGSLGLRLDFDLIPLSKAAASARAHDPAVAETILGGGDDYELLVAVPPAAIADFRNAAQAAGIAVSDLGALDANISLQIVDADGTPIAIERFGYDHFSRSAP, from the coding sequence ATGCCGCCAGCGCCGTCGAAAATGTCTGCCTCGGGCAATCGGATCGCGAACGAAACCGATCTGATCCAGACCTACCTCGCACCGCTGACGCGCGGCGCGCCGGGCGCATTTGAACTGCGCGACGACGCCGCGCTGATTGCGCCAGAGCCCGAAACCGATCTCGTCTTCACGAGTGATCCGATCATCGCGGGCGTGCATTTCTTTCCGACGGACAACCCTGCCGACATTGCGTGGAAGGCGCTCGCCGTCAACGCCTCCGATCTCGCCGCTAAGGGCGCGAAGCCCATTGCCTACATGCTGAACCTCGCGCTCCCCGAGCCGCCGACGCGGGAATGGATAAGCAACTTTGCGAATGGCCTGCACGCCGCGCAAGATCGCTTCGGCTGTCATCTGATCGGCGGCGATACCGACATGACGCCCGGTCCGCTTTCGATTGGCGTGACGATCATCGGAGCGGTGCCGACGGGCAAATTCGTTCGTCGCCAGGGCGCGGCATCGGGCGACCACGTGTTCGTCACTGGTACAGTCGGGGATTCCGCGCTGGGCCTGCGCGTTCATGCCGATCCCGCGGCGTTCCCGCACCTGACGGCCGATGAGCGCGCCTTTCTCGAAGACCGCTACTTGCGCCCGACGCCGCGGCTGGCGCTCGGCGAAGCGCTGCGCGCCCACGCATCCGCCGCGCTCGACATCTCGGATGGCCTGATGAAAGATCTGGCCCGGCTTGCGGGCAGCCTGGGGTTGAGGCTTGATTTCGATCTCATACCTTTGTCCAAGGCCGCAGCCTCGGCGCGGGCACATGATCCAGCCGTCGCTGAAACGATCCTCGGCGGTGGCGACGATTACGAATTGCTGGTCGCGGTACCCCCGGCGGCGATCGCGGATTTCAGAAATGCGGCGCAAGCCGCAGGCATCGCCGTGAGTGACCTTGGTGCACTCGACGCGAACATTTCGCTGCAGATCGTCGATGCAGACGGAACCCCGATCGCGATTGAGCGGTTTGGATACGACCATTTTTCCCGATCGGCGCCGTAG
- the ald gene encoding alanine dehydrogenase, giving the protein MRIGVPTEIKSDEFRVGLVPGSVRELAARGHEVIVQSGAGAGIFADDAAYEKAGARIVKSAEEVFFDSQMIVKVKEPQKVEWKRLKPDQILFTYLHLAPDAQQAIGLMESGATAIAYETVTDANGSLPLLAPMSEVAGRLSIEAAAQALRRPTGGRGVLMGGVPGVKPAKVVVLGGGVVGTHAARMAAGLGADVSIIDRSLPRLRQLDELFEGRVRTLASTMETIETEVLAADVVVGAVLVAGASAPKLVNRAMLKDMKKGAVLVDVAIDQGGCFETSKPTTHAHPTFEVDGIIHYCVANMPGAVPVTSAQALNNATLPFVMKLAEQGLAAFDRDPHLAAGLNVKGGRIMHSVVAASLGFDTVEGSRNFRHAAE; this is encoded by the coding sequence ATGCGCATCGGTGTTCCCACGGAAATTAAGAGCGATGAGTTTCGGGTCGGCCTAGTGCCGGGTTCGGTTCGCGAACTGGCAGCTCGCGGCCACGAAGTGATCGTTCAGTCGGGTGCCGGTGCCGGCATTTTCGCCGACGATGCGGCCTACGAAAAGGCGGGCGCCCGCATCGTCAAATCGGCCGAAGAAGTTTTCTTCGACTCCCAGATGATCGTGAAGGTCAAGGAGCCGCAGAAGGTCGAGTGGAAGCGCCTCAAACCCGATCAGATCCTGTTCACCTATTTGCATCTCGCTCCCGATGCGCAGCAGGCCATCGGCCTGATGGAATCGGGCGCGACGGCCATCGCTTACGAGACGGTCACCGACGCCAACGGCTCGCTGCCGCTTCTGGCGCCGATGAGCGAAGTTGCTGGCCGTCTTTCGATTGAAGCCGCGGCTCAGGCCCTGCGTCGCCCCACCGGCGGACGCGGCGTTCTGATGGGCGGCGTCCCGGGTGTGAAGCCCGCAAAGGTCGTTGTACTCGGCGGCGGGGTCGTCGGTACGCATGCAGCGCGGATGGCGGCCGGCCTCGGTGCCGACGTATCGATCATTGACCGGTCGCTTCCGCGTTTGCGCCAGCTCGATGAGCTGTTTGAAGGTCGCGTGCGTACGCTCGCTTCGACGATGGAAACGATCGAAACCGAAGTTCTCGCCGCAGACGTCGTTGTCGGCGCGGTGCTTGTCGCTGGCGCGAGCGCGCCGAAGCTCGTCAATCGTGCGATGCTGAAAGACATGAAGAAGGGCGCCGTGCTCGTTGACGTGGCGATCGATCAGGGCGGCTGCTTTGAAACATCGAAGCCGACGACGCACGCGCATCCGACGTTCGAAGTCGACGGCATCATTCACTACTGCGTCGCCAACATGCCGGGCGCTGTGCCCGTCACGTCGGCTCAGGCATTGAACAACGCAACGTTGCCATTCGTGATGAAACTCGCAGAGCAGGGGCTTGCAGCATTCGATCGCGATCCCCATCTCGCAGCAGGATTGAACGTCAAAGGCGGCCGTATCATGCACTCTGTAGTTGCTGCGTCGCTGGGCTTTGACACGGTAGAAGGCAGCCGGAACTTTCGTCACGCTGCTGAGTAG
- a CDS encoding aspartate aminotransferase family protein produces MNVQIKPNDLASFWMPFTANKQFKANPRLFVGAKDMHYVTNDGRKVLDGTSGLWCVNAGHCRPKIAEAIKAQVDTLDFAGTFQMGHNKAFEAANRLTAIAPKGFDHVFFTNSGSESVETALKMAIAYHRAKGNGTKVRLIGRERGYHGVNFGGMSVGGIGPNRKMFGALVAGVDHMRHTHDLAKNAFTRGEPEHGAELADDLERLVALHDASTIAAVIVEPVACSTGVLIPPKGYLKRLEAIAKKHDILLIADEVITGFGRLGVPFGSDYFGISPDIITTAKGVTNGTIPMGAVFVKSHIHDAFMNGPDWMIDFFHGYTYSGHPVAAAAAIGTLDTYAEEGLLTRAAELAPYWEERVHALKGLPHIIDVRNIGLIGAVEFAPDPEQPGKRAFDRFVKAFEAGILVRQTGDIIALSPPLVISKSEIDQLFDTFTKVLKETN; encoded by the coding sequence ATGAATGTACAGATCAAGCCCAACGACCTCGCATCCTTCTGGATGCCGTTTACCGCCAACAAGCAGTTCAAGGCGAATCCGCGGCTCTTCGTCGGCGCCAAGGACATGCATTATGTGACGAACGATGGGCGCAAGGTGCTCGACGGCACATCGGGTCTCTGGTGCGTAAACGCCGGACACTGCCGTCCGAAGATTGCCGAAGCGATCAAAGCCCAGGTCGATACGCTTGACTTCGCAGGCACGTTCCAGATGGGCCATAACAAGGCCTTCGAGGCTGCGAACCGGCTGACGGCCATCGCGCCGAAGGGCTTCGATCATGTGTTCTTCACCAACTCCGGTTCGGAGTCGGTCGAGACGGCACTGAAGATGGCGATCGCCTATCATCGCGCCAAGGGCAACGGCACCAAGGTGCGCCTGATCGGCCGCGAACGCGGCTATCATGGTGTCAACTTCGGCGGCATGTCGGTCGGCGGCATCGGCCCCAACCGCAAGATGTTCGGTGCGCTTGTCGCAGGCGTTGATCATATGCGGCACACGCACGATCTGGCGAAGAACGCTTTCACGCGCGGCGAGCCGGAGCACGGAGCGGAGCTTGCGGACGATCTGGAACGCCTCGTTGCGCTGCATGACGCTTCGACGATCGCCGCTGTCATCGTCGAGCCGGTTGCGTGCTCGACAGGCGTGCTGATCCCGCCGAAGGGATATCTGAAGCGCCTCGAAGCCATCGCCAAGAAGCACGACATTCTGCTGATCGCCGACGAAGTCATCACGGGCTTCGGCCGTCTCGGCGTGCCGTTCGGTTCGGACTACTTTGGGATCTCGCCGGATATCATCACGACGGCGAAGGGCGTGACGAACGGTACGATTCCGATGGGCGCCGTGTTCGTCAAATCGCACATCCACGACGCCTTCATGAACGGCCCTGATTGGATGATCGACTTCTTCCACGGCTATACGTATTCGGGCCATCCAGTCGCCGCGGCAGCCGCCATCGGCACGCTCGACACCTATGCGGAAGAAGGTCTGCTGACGCGCGCCGCAGAGCTGGCACCCTACTGGGAAGAACGCGTCCACGCGCTGAAGGGCCTGCCGCATATCATCGATGTGCGCAACATCGGCCTCATCGGCGCGGTCGAGTTCGCGCCCGATCCGGAGCAGCCCGGCAAGCGGGCGTTCGACCGTTTCGTCAAGGCATTCGAGGCCGGTATTCTGGTTCGCCAGACGGGCGACATCATCGCGCTGTCGCCGCCGCTCGTCATTTCGAAGTCCGAGATCGACCAGTTGTTCGACACCTTCACGAAGGTGCTGAAGGAGACGAACTAA
- a CDS encoding globin-coupled sensor protein, giving the protein MHQPAKTPHPANSGADLDGRLSFLELDELTTSQLRDLKPLLMRHLPVALDKFYAKIKATPELKRFFADDAHIARAKSAQLGHWGAISAGKIDETYVGNVRRIGQTHARIGLEPRWYIGGYTLLLEHLFAAIIEESKPKSLFSFNQQTTHQNLLGKLAALTKAAMLDMDFSISTYIEAAEHARLKAEAEHHQAQAEAAKRQQEADADRLRVEEEVAAERAHVLDAITSGLSELAKQNLSYRIGTALPPQFERVRDDFNSASGQLDQALQVVLQRISGITAATEQILAASENLSRRAQTTAASLEESAAALEETAVSVQSTATSTTSMQDIITRASSQASDGGKIVDEAIEAVSKIESSSKQIGHIISVIDDIAFQTNLLALNAGVEAARAGEHGRGFAVVASEVRALAQRSAESAREIKDLISTAQQNVSDGVRLVTSTGHVFGEIAKAVTQVNTVMAEIAAGAQEQASALAEVSSAVATMDHDTQENAAMAEELTSSTNVLASETSDLKSLATAFKTSDSAHAVAKSARLRVVG; this is encoded by the coding sequence ATGCACCAACCTGCTAAGACCCCTCACCCGGCAAATTCCGGCGCCGATCTCGACGGCCGCCTTTCTTTCCTGGAGCTGGATGAGCTTACGACCTCGCAGCTTCGCGACCTCAAGCCGCTTCTCATGCGGCATCTCCCCGTCGCTCTCGATAAATTCTATGCGAAGATCAAAGCCACGCCGGAACTCAAGCGCTTCTTCGCTGACGACGCGCATATCGCGCGCGCCAAGTCCGCTCAGCTCGGTCACTGGGGCGCGATAAGCGCAGGCAAGATCGATGAGACGTATGTCGGCAATGTTCGCCGCATCGGCCAAACACACGCCAGGATCGGGCTTGAGCCGCGATGGTACATCGGCGGCTACACGCTGCTGCTTGAACATCTCTTTGCGGCGATCATCGAGGAGAGCAAGCCGAAGAGCCTTTTCTCCTTCAATCAGCAGACGACGCATCAGAACCTTCTCGGCAAGCTCGCCGCACTGACGAAAGCGGCAATGCTCGACATGGACTTCTCCATTTCGACGTACATCGAGGCGGCTGAACATGCGCGCCTCAAGGCCGAGGCGGAGCACCACCAAGCGCAGGCCGAGGCCGCGAAGCGCCAGCAGGAAGCTGACGCGGATCGCCTGCGTGTTGAAGAAGAGGTTGCGGCCGAGCGTGCTCACGTCCTCGATGCAATCACGTCGGGCCTCTCAGAGCTTGCCAAACAGAACCTGTCGTACCGCATCGGCACGGCGTTGCCGCCACAGTTCGAACGCGTGCGCGATGATTTTAATTCGGCGAGCGGTCAGCTCGATCAAGCCTTGCAGGTCGTTCTACAGCGCATCAGCGGCATTACGGCAGCGACCGAGCAGATCCTCGCGGCGTCCGAGAACCTTTCGCGGCGAGCCCAGACCACGGCCGCCTCTCTCGAAGAGTCGGCGGCGGCACTCGAAGAAACCGCCGTCTCGGTGCAAAGCACGGCGACCTCGACGACCAGCATGCAGGACATCATAACGCGCGCCAGCAGCCAGGCGTCCGATGGCGGAAAGATCGTCGACGAGGCGATCGAGGCCGTGTCGAAAATCGAAAGTTCATCGAAGCAGATCGGGCATATCATCAGCGTCATCGACGATATCGCGTTCCAGACGAACCTGCTGGCACTCAATGCGGGCGTCGAAGCCGCCCGTGCGGGCGAGCATGGCCGCGGCTTCGCGGTCGTGGCATCGGAAGTGCGCGCGCTCGCACAGCGGTCGGCGGAGTCGGCGCGCGAGATCAAAGATCTGATTTCGACGGCGCAGCAAAATGTCAGCGATGGCGTGAGGCTGGTGACGAGCACCGGACATGTGTTTGGAGAGATTGCCAAAGCCGTCACACAGGTGAACACGGTCATGGCCGAGATCGCGGCGGGAGCACAAGAGCAGGCATCCGCGCTTGCCGAAGTCAGCAGCGCCGTCGCGACGATGGATCACGACACGCAAGAGAATGCGGCGATGGCCGAAGAGCTGACGTCGTCGACAAACGTGCTGGCTTCGGAAACGAGCGATCTCAAATCTCTCGCCACGGCATTCAAGACGTCTGATTCCGCTCACGCCGTCGCAAAGAGCGCGCGACTCCGTGTCGTCGGCTGA
- a CDS encoding cysteine rich repeat-containing protein codes for MRFLLVFAAAATLGSAASLAADSATPPNGGKGACRADIQKFCTSVPHEKSKIRGCLTEHQADLSDTCKQRVAAWAAKAK; via the coding sequence ATGAGATTTTTGTTGGTGTTCGCCGCTGCCGCAACGCTGGGTTCTGCGGCATCTCTGGCAGCCGATAGCGCCACGCCTCCCAACGGCGGCAAAGGTGCCTGCAGGGCCGACATCCAGAAATTCTGCACGAGCGTTCCACACGAGAAGAGCAAGATACGCGGCTGCCTGACGGAGCATCAGGCTGACCTTTCCGATACGTGCAAACAGCGCGTGGCAGCGTGGGCCGCAAAGGCCAAGTGA
- the ribH gene encoding 6,7-dimethyl-8-ribityllumazine synthase, translating into MVQKTPAAPHDDKGAGQIRAHVLLIEARFYEDIADLLIEGAIAECAKRGVTFERVAVPGALEIPQVLAAAAEARAAGRATFDGAIALGCVIRGETGHYDIVCNNANHWLMDVAMKQCIPVGNAILTVETRAQALARAEGGINGKGGDAMRACLRLIETKRAFWDVQV; encoded by the coding sequence ATGGTTCAGAAAACGCCAGCAGCGCCGCACGATGACAAGGGCGCCGGCCAGATTCGCGCCCACGTCCTCCTGATCGAAGCGCGCTTCTATGAAGATATTGCCGATCTGCTGATCGAAGGCGCCATAGCCGAATGCGCCAAGCGCGGTGTCACGTTCGAGCGGGTTGCCGTTCCGGGTGCGCTTGAAATTCCGCAGGTGCTTGCTGCTGCCGCCGAAGCGCGCGCAGCCGGCCGCGCCACCTTTGACGGCGCCATCGCTTTGGGCTGTGTCATTCGAGGCGAAACGGGCCACTATGACATCGTCTGCAACAACGCCAATCACTGGCTGATGGATGTCGCGATGAAGCAGTGCATTCCCGTCGGCAATGCTATCCTCACCGTCGAAACGCGCGCTCAGGCACTGGCGCGCGCCGAAGGCGGCATCAACGGCAAAGGCGGCGATGCCATGCGCGCGTGCCTCCGCCTCATCGAGACGAAACGCGCATTCTGGGACGTGCAGGTATGA